In Candidatus Methylomirabilis sp., one genomic interval encodes:
- a CDS encoding sigma-70 family RNA polymerase sigma factor yields MDDGGLIQAMARGDLVALATFYDRYAPLIFGLAARVTGNAADAEEVLQDVFIQAWRQAARYTPGRGAPRTWLLTIARSRAIDRRRRRRQDGTAGATVTEALDRREDPAGDLEGRERREAVRKALKLLPPEQRAAIELAYFEGLTHTEIAARTGDPVGTVKGRLRLGMEKLRGLLGPVLEEGQG; encoded by the coding sequence GTGGACGACGGGGGCCTGATCCAGGCGATGGCGCGCGGGGATCTGGTCGCCCTGGCAACCTTTTATGACCGCTACGCCCCCCTGATCTTCGGGCTTGCCGCCCGGGTGACCGGCAACGCGGCTGACGCAGAGGAGGTGCTCCAGGATGTCTTCATCCAGGCCTGGAGGCAGGCCGCCCGCTACACCCCGGGGCGGGGGGCTCCCCGGACGTGGCTCCTGACCATTGCCCGAAGCCGGGCCATTGACCGGCGGCGGCGGCGGCGGCAGGACGGGACCGCGGGGGCGACCGTCACCGAGGCGCTCGATCGGAGGGAGGATCCCGCGGGGGACCTGGAGGGACGGGAGCGGCGGGAGGCCGTTCGGAAGGCGCTCAAACTCCTGCCGCCGGAGCAGCGGGCCGCGATCGAGCTGGCCTACTTCGAGGGCCTGACCCACACCGAGATCGCGGCGCGGACGGGAGACCCCGTGGGCACGGTGAAGGGACGCCTGCGGCTCGGGATGGAGAAGCTGCGGGGGCTCCTCGGGCCAGTGCTCGAAGAGGGGCAG